AATTTGTGTTGCCAGGTATAAGTCATTCTGAGCGCCGGTAGATACCTGGCCACAGAACAATTCCTCAGCAGCTCTACCTCCTAGAAGTACTGCTATCTTATCCTCCAACTCCTCTTCGGTATAAAGATAACGATCCTGAAGCGGGAGCTGTTGAGTCATACCCAAGGCAGCTGTTCCTCTGGGTATGACAGAAACACGATGTAATGGGTCAACATGAGGTAGAAGTAAGGCCACTAGCGCATGCCCCATCTCGTGGTGAGCCACGGTGTTCTTCTCCTCGTCACTGAGAGCACGGCTCTTTCGCTCCAGTCCAATCATTACCCGATCAATGGCCTCCTCTAAATCTGACATCTCAACCGCTTGTTTACCTTGCCGGGCCGCAAGAAGAGCGGCCTCGTTAATCAAGTTGGCCAACTCAGCGCCGGCAAATCCGGGGGTGCGTGCGGCAATAGTGTGCAGATTTATATTGTGAATGAGCTTCACCTCTTTAGCATGGACTTTAAGTATCTCCTCACGCCCTTTCATATCTGGCTTATCCAAAACTATCTGCCGATCGAATCTCCCTGGCCGAAGCAGCGCTGGATCCAGCATATCGGGGCGGTTAGTAGCCGCCATTATAATCACACCCTTCGACGGGTCAAAACCATCCATTTCAGTCAGCAGTTGATTCAGGGTCTGCTCTTGTTCTTGCAGACCACCCATCACCACCCCACCACGCGCTCGGCCAACGGTATCAATCTCATCAATAAAGACGATACAAGGCGCGTTCTTTTTGGCTTGGTTGAAGAGGTCCCGTACCCGAGCTGCGCCCAAGCCAACGAACATCTCCACAAACTGGCTGCCACTCATACTATAGAAGGGTACTCCGGCCTCGCCCGCAGTCGCCCGGGAGAGGAGCGTCTTGCCCGTACCCGGAGGTCCAGTGAGCAGAACTCCTCTGGGGATTCTTCCTCCCAGTGCCTTATATTTTGACGGATTTCTGAGGAAGTCTACTATCTCCTTAAGTTCAGCTATGGCCTCATCTACTCCGGCGACATCACTAAAATTGATTTTTACCGAGCCCTTATTATATAACTTGGCCCCACTTTTCCCGAAGCTAAGAAATTGCTGCTGGCCGCTTCCCATACGTCGGATAATAAAAAACCATATCAATCCAAAAATAATTGTCGGTAGTATCCAGACGAGAAAAGTAGACCACAGGTTACTTGATATCACGCCTGAGAATTCGGCGCCGCTCTCACGCAGCTTAGCAACCAGTTCACTTTCGTCAATACCCGGTATTCTGGTCGTTACCATCGCCTGTTCGCTATCTTTCTGTTTCCAATTGATCTTCGACTCTCCAATACTCGCTTCTGCCACATTCTGCTCCTCAATAGCCTCAATAAGCTGGCTGTAAGGCACCTCCTTTGGCTCAATGCTTGGAGCCACCACATTACGGAAGAAGAAAATAAGTGATATGAAAATAATTATGTTGATTATAATCCAGTTATTACGGCTTTCTTTTTTATGCATCTTACTTCCCTCGGCACTTAATCACGTAAAGACATGCTATCTAATATCACATATGTTAATGCCTGGTATATTGAGATAACAGGCACATTTAGTACAGATGAATATCATCGTTTAACTACTCAAAAAGAAATCCTTAACCAGGTTGGTGAAGGCTAAGTCTATTGCCCCGAGTGCAATGCCGGTAATAGTGGATACTACTATTGCGACAATGGTTAAATAGGCCACCTCACGTTTAGAAGGCCATACAACT
This genomic interval from Dehalococcoidales bacterium contains the following:
- the ftsH gene encoding ATP-dependent zinc metalloprotease FtsH; the protein is MHKKESRNNWIIINIIIFISLIFFFRNVVAPSIEPKEVPYSQLIEAIEEQNVAEASIGESKINWKQKDSEQAMVTTRIPGIDESELVAKLRESGAEFSGVISSNLWSTFLVWILPTIIFGLIWFFIIRRMGSGQQQFLSFGKSGAKLYNKGSVKINFSDVAGVDEAIAELKEIVDFLRNPSKYKALGGRIPRGVLLTGPPGTGKTLLSRATAGEAGVPFYSMSGSQFVEMFVGLGAARVRDLFNQAKKNAPCIVFIDEIDTVGRARGGVVMGGLQEQEQTLNQLLTEMDGFDPSKGVIIMAATNRPDMLDPALLRPGRFDRQIVLDKPDMKGREEILKVHAKEVKLIHNINLHTIAARTPGFAGAELANLINEAALLAARQGKQAVEMSDLEEAIDRVMIGLERKSRALSDEEKNTVAHHEMGHALVALLLPHVDPLHRVSVIPRGTAALGMTQQLPLQDRYLYTEEELEDKIAVLLGGRAAEELFCGQVSTGAQNDLYLATQIARHMICDFGMSKKLGPLALSDYGDLFQSGYRNPFQGKQYSEETARDIDEEIHAVVIKNYKRAQALLEANREFLETITKELKERESMDGIELRRKLEEAKAAKLMPPESTDTLF
- the secE gene encoding preprotein translocase subunit SecE, with translation MITQHKVCRKDNTKGGGRIVLFFRDITTELKKVVWPSKREVAYLTIVAIVVSTITGIALGAIDLAFTNLVKDFFLSS